The sequence below is a genomic window from Uranotaenia lowii strain MFRU-FL chromosome 2, ASM2978415v1, whole genome shotgun sequence.
TTCCGTAACCAAATAGCAAAGGAGCGAGAAGCTCTTCTTTTGCGGGCGGAAAATGAGAAACAAAAAGCTCTTCCTACGCAATCTACTGTATTGCCTACTACTCCGCGCATCAGCAATGAAGATGCTATCAACTTGCACCTCAAAACGGCAGAAGAATGTCGTAATCTGTCACAGCATCATCAAGATCTTAAAAATGAATGCCACGAAAAAGCACGAAACGCTATTCAACGGGGCATGGCTGGAGTTGCCGATTACTACGCCCAAATCGCACGACTTCACCGTACCAAGATCGATTGGTACAACAGCAAAGCCTCTAATTCGATCATGGAAGTTCACAAATTAACGCTAAACAATTCCGACGTGCTCGATTTGCACTACCTACATTCGGAGGAAGCCCTAAGGTGTTTGGAAATTTTCCTTGCTGAACATGCTGGCAAGCTACGCACTCGCCAGCAACAGTACAAGGAATTGTTCATCATTACCGGGCGAGGTTTGCACTCGGCTGACGGAATACCAATCATTAAGCATCGAGTCCAGGCAACGCTTAAAGATCTTGGATTGAGGTGAGTCCTTCcgttgttatttaaaaaaaaattgccgtgCGTTAATGACATATGTTTTAACAGGTTCTCTGAGTTGAATCCaggatttttgaaaatcaaactttaCAACAACCCCGACATGCTGGAAAGGCTACTGACTCAATGCTAAGGATACCACCAAAAAGCTAGCTAAAGATAACGccttaaattttgaatgtcgaAACGTAGAATGCCGCCCTTTTTCCCACTACTCGTGCTTAATTGTAATAAGTTAATATTATTTGATCATCCTTTTAAAATCGTTTTAGCATTCTCTGGTCATTGCTCAACGGTAGAAATTATCTATAATTTGGTGCACAAATCGATGTGTCTAACGTATAGTATGTATCCATATCGTGTACCTGATTATAGATTAAATCAGTTTTATCGTAAGGATTAACCTCGTCATTCAACTAAGTCAGCGCTAAGCGTGGAAAACCGTATTGATTTTAGTTGTTGATTCgttattaaattttctatttgggTTATTTTACTACTATACCATGTAAATTCTAAGAAACAAAACGATTCACAGTTGTTAGAcgcaaaaaagaataaatatttttttagatataAAATATAGAACTTGTTACTTGTCACTTGCAAAAAAATAGATCCTGCGTAGAGTAAAGTTGCTTTCAAATTCGTGTGGGCTCGCTACTTCTGGCGGTATAAATTTGTTGAACCAAACGAGACTTGCCAGGACCTGGATTCATGCCCCACATTCGttctaagtttttgtttttagtcaTTTCTACTGAAAGTTTACACTTTGAACTGGCTGTTGAGCCATGATAAGCCTTGAATCCGCTTCGAATTGATCGATCAAGCGATTCGGTGCTACCGTTGGACTTTTGTGGAgatgtatgaagaaaaacattagTTCGGTAATCACAGAGTAAAGCTCAACTACTTACCCCTTTGGTACCTTTTCGTCGCCCGGATGATGATTTGAGACTGTTATTTACGCTGATACCATCACCCACTTCGTCCAAGCTGTGCATCGACGAAGATAAGCGTGATGTCCTTTTGGTTTTGCTATTTAAAGGAATTAAAACGATCAGATGAAGGTCATTATCGACGACAAAAGTTTGTGCTTACCACTGATCTTCGAAGTACAAATGTTGCAGAAGTTTTGCAGCGCTTATCCGTGTTTCCGGTGCGTAAGTTAACGTGCGGTTCAACACATCGACACCATAGTGGCTGAGCAAAGGAACCATACTGCGCAAGCCCGTTGCTTTACGCTTGGGAAAGTCATAGTTCAATTGGTTTAAATTTCGAAACTTTGCCAGCATGGTCGGTGAAGGTGAGCCCAGAATCTCGTGAATTAGATGCAACTGGTCCAGTTCGTTTTCGCCGGGAAACAATGGATTCAGTGTCAGCATTTCGTAGAAACAGCAACCCACTGCCCAGATGTCCATCTTTGGCCCGTAATAACCGGAAGTGAGTAGACATTCCGGTGAACGATACCACCGGGTAGATATGTACGAAGAATAAGGCGGTTGAACGCTGGTATGGCAGATTGAACCGAAATCAGCCAGCTGGACCAATTCATTTTCTTTGAGCTTACGAGGTATCTTAATAAGTATATTTTCCGGTTTGATGTCTCTGTGGAAAATTCCATTTCGATGCAGATGATTGAGCCCGCAGACGATTTGGTACAGAAACCGCTTCACACGTTTTTCCGATAGACATCTTTTACGATTCTTGATGTAGTCGTACATGCTCATGTCCATCAGTTCCATTATGAGGGTTAATGTACCGTTAATTTCATCACTGGAAATAAAGACAAAGTTTCTTTAAGTTGTTTTCGTTAGTAAATAATTGGATTAACATTACTGAAGAATGTCCACAAAGCTGACCACATTTGGGTGATAATCTAAGACTTTCATGACCTGGATTTCGGAACATTCTAAGGCCTCAGCTGAGGTTTTGTacaatttgttgagttttttcgCCGCGTAATGCAATCCGGTGCGCCGTTGTCTTATCTGATAAACTTCAGAGAATGAACCTTCCCCTATCTTCTCTAGGATTTTGTAATCTGTAAAATGGCAGTAAATTAGAATCAGAAATTTTTAAGTACATATTTCAATTTATACCAACCTGCCAATTCAAATTCTGGCATTTCCGAAAGTTAAGGTAAAATATACAACTgtcataattaaaagaaaactttttaataGTAGGCCTcgaaatcaaagttttcaaaacagttttttcacaAAGTCTGCTAATCTAAtcctacaatttgttttttatttaatgattttttttaaattgagaaaattttatgctTTCCAGAATTGTCTTCAGAAGTTCCTTAGCTCACGAagaaattctttcaaattttctattaaacCAGAAAACCTTTGctacaaattgaaataaacaatttattttccaaaaaaaaagtaataattgCTGCGTTGCAATCGAGTTTAATTCTAATATTAATGATAATAATCTTAaacttcctgaaaaaaaaatcaggcaaaccAAAGGCACTCACTAATTATCGACTTTACATTTATCTAGTTGCGTATTATCCTACATGCGCTGTCGAACTGCccggataggttttcaatatCACCACCCTTCGAGGACGAAGGCGACGATTGGCTAACGGGGTCTACGCCCCCAAAAAGTGCCCGATTCCTCAATGAACGGCGCAGAAGATTCGATTGGTTTGTTCTCGATTCGAATTCTTTCTTCGGTGGAGTTTCCAGGAACTGGCCTTCGAAAATGGTTTCCAAGTTAAGCCGCGATCGACTGCGTTCGGAATCTGGTGGAGTCATACCAATTCGAGCGTTTATTTCCTCCAACGTAACGTAACCTTTTCCTGGAGGTGGCTGTTGGCTGGGACTATCACACGGTGTCCCGAAAGCACTATGGTAGGTCGAATTAAGGGAATACCTTGGCGGTGATGGAGTTTCCATATCAATCGGTGAAAGAGATCTTCCGGATGGAGACAAGGAATGTGTGGAGAAGGCTGGCATTTCGTCCAGTAATTCTCGGTTTTGTGAACGATCCAGCTCTTCATCACTGGAGCAACAATATGGGGACAGGTAACCATCGTCCTGAGTAACAGGTGATGTGAAATCGAAGGGCACTGGTTTTTGATCGGTGGTCATCGGAATTTCACTAGCCATTGTGGGaggatttaaaactttgaactGTTACCTGGTGTTTTCCTCAATGAAATAGAACCAGTCTATTTCTGACACAAGGAGGGAAAGTAGTTAACTTTCACAGGTAGACTACGAGACTAAATCCATTGCAATAAAACAAACCTTCTTCAGCTCATTTTCTCCTTTCTGGCCAATTTTCGGGACCACTAGGATCACTAGCAGGTAAACGTTGGgaaaaaacaaacagaatcgaaTATTCTGCGAGGCCGACCGAACTGTTCGATTTGAAAATCTCGTGCACGGCGCTTCAAAGCATCAAACAAAAGTGGGTTGCCCTAGTCTGGTCGAATTAATGTAAGCCGCAAGGGGGGTAATTCAATGACCTTGGTATGCCGAAGTGTTTTGTTAGGCTGAgccattatttaaataattattgaaattattatattttatattcacagaaatatattttatttaccTACATATTTgtaaataagaaatttattcTGAAACACAAACCATCGAAAGTTGTAATTGGTTCAATAGTTCAATTTTTTAGGtaattgtaatttgtaattataGGTTCGATTATGGCAATAAGCTGCATTTTTTATGGATCCAACTAGTTTGAACTGTTTGTTAAAACTTGTAAATTAAActacaaaacatttttgcagttgacagttaatttatttttttattataaaaagaGCAGATcacttaaattgaaaattacatttttatgcaaatttatCACAACAGCAACATGCAGTGGAAAATTAAAAGGAGGTAGAAGGTGGTAGAAGGAGAACAACATTCGAAAGATCGATTCTGCTCGCCTTTTCGTGATATCTATTTCGATATATTTATCTATCGaacgaaaatattaaaaaatgattccCGAAGCATAAATTGGCCActtttagttttcttttttcaaatatttcgtcTTGCAGTATCGCGATTGTTTCGtatcaacatcaacaacaaaaaaaggtttaatAGTCCGGAAACGTGGATTTAAATCAGTTTATTCGTAAAACAAAAAACGATTagattacgtttttttttttgcaaattaaatttaagttctttttaattttaataattgaatttaTGTGAGACTTGTAATTTCCAGTTTATTTGgctgattattttttaactgtgtcTGAAACGCCATCGCGCTTTTGTTTACTATTTGCATCTCACAAATTGGCGTTAGCACGGCTCGTGCTATACTGCTTCCTCGTACAGGAGTATCCCTCTTGAAGTTGACGTTCAACGCGTTCAACTGCTGAGTGTGAAACCATCGGAATTATTACTTCATCCTTTTCGCGCATAGGTCTTGTCGTATTCAAAAATTAAGGCGTTAGTGAGGCCAATGGCTGGCTAATGGGGCTAATGGTTGGTTGAATATAATATCTTTGTTGTTACTGTCAAAAAGTCCAAAAATCCGAAAGGGGAAGGAGGAAAAGTGGTAATGTCTTCTTCGTGAATCAATCGTTTAAGCATAAATCAAAAGTGACTCGTTCcacaattttccacatttccaGTTAAAGTTTTTCTACGCGAAAAATGCACGGCGTGGTCGGAAACTGATTTGGGTATATTCGTGGCGAATTCTTGTCCCGTGATAGACGAACCAAGTTTCGATTTCAAGGTGCGCGTGTTTGCGgaagaaatttctaattttcctaaaaaaaggAGGATTGgtaataactttgaaaaacatTATAAGCATATTTGACTGGTGAGTAATATGGTagaattatcaatttaaaaaaaaatcatttctgctAGATCGCAAATAACGCGAATATGaagctttccaaaaaaaaaaacaggatccGCCTACTTCGTTCCAGCAGTCTTTTTCTCTTCCAGATAGTCATTGCTTATTAgcataaaaacaaaacttataattttcttcatttttatagttttactCGTAAAATTGTTATGTAGATCCAATTTAGAAAAATGTATCTGCTTTGCTCGAAGTCCTtcgttgcaaaatgagaaatgacgttttgaataaaataaataaacttccaTGTTAAATATGATGACGCAGAACAATGTTATCGATATATCCCAGAGCAATaatttgtgttgatttttcagatcaCTTTGAGCTGGCGTGTGGAATCGACGAAGGAAGGCAGCCTGTAATAACGTTCTAGGCTTGTACGGAAACCGAAAGACTGCCCCCACAACTCTGATATTAGTCTACCATCGGGTTTTTTGGTAATCCCTTAATTGAAATTGTTCGACCGGATTCCGAACGGCCTTCAAAATTGATCACCGCGCATCACAACAAATGCCCAGAGGCAAACGCCGGTCCACAACGGCGGCACCGGACATGGGACCAAGCGAAGATGATCGACATTCGTCCAAGCGTCAGAGGAACACGGCCTATCAAAGCCAAAGCCAAAGGTGAGTTAAACGATTTTGCACACCTAGGGTGACCTGGCATATGGTATTACTTGGAACTTTTGTTGTATTCAGTATATTCATTCGTATTTTCTAGTAAACACAAACATGAgggattttgtaaaattattaaaagaaaaaaaaagaactatatTTTTGATAATACTTATCGGCTAACTATACATTTTTGTAATATAACATTTAACTATATTTTGATCTCTCGATGATTAGTGAATACTTTGTATAGAATGCCAAATTTAATTCAGTAACTGGAATCGTGAATATTGCACAAGGTCGAAAAATGTGATAAATCAGCTGCAAGCTTATTTTTCCTGAATAACAAAAAGCAGCAACACCGCCAGCTGAATCTTACATCATATAATTACATATTATTGCAATTTTGTTTCATGACTCAATTGTGCTCATTAGAATCAGGAAAACTTGAGGCTGCCTACACTAAACTGTAAATTTTTCTTGAACTTCTCACCTActttcctctgagtgtatatTACTCTAAACTGAGGGAATTGAGAGATACGTATCGAAATATTTTAGGGAAGATTGGCACGACGTGGCAAAAGAATGCAGAGGCTACCTAAAAAAGTAACcattacatttcccttcttagGTCCTACGCCGTTTGGTATAAAGATCATTTGTCATAAAATAAATGGTAATGCATTTATCTTGCCTctcttttaaaagtttgaataaaggCTTACCGCATAAATAAAGACGGAATGCAGTTGATGACCGAATAAgcatttattaaaacttttaacaGAGGGTAACAGCAAATGCTAGATAAAGGAGAAGCTACTTCTTAATAAAGTGGTCAATatacttcgttttttttttcgagaaagtACGGTGTTAGATTTTCTGATCTTATAGAGCGGATCGCATCAACAGAGCTAGTAGAAAATATaatagaaaattgattctttgcaTTTTCCTttctcaatgtgggctctctaggtacacttggaatcaaactcACCCCAAGATACtcgaaacacctcgattgagtaaTAGTTCTGCCTAGGCGTTGAataggtctatgtttcttagagaaaagaATCATCTCCCTTTCTCTGAAACTCAAACCGGATGTCTTTTTTAATAGTTGATCACCctggtggtaaatcctttttacggatagcattccaaggcacggcgagccactgagtccccccagtttgctactctgggtccatgggtgcaattggtcgactctaGATACTATGTACAATACGCGATCAAGTCCatctggggcctctggccataattacCATCTGTAGGGATTCGATGTCAAGAAATAATACAAAATCAATTTCACAATTATAATACGTTTATTCACCGGTCTTCTGTGTCTTCACTCCACGTGTGTACGCCTCAACTCTCTTTCTTTTTCTCTCCGTTTTTCCACGGCCGCCTTAGTTTTTCCGAATCTTCACATCGGTTCAAATATTTCACATTTCTCGCCGAGGGGCGACCCTACAACCCccccttacttttttttttttaactatttaatAAGTAACAAAATCTTCGAAATGTCGTGGTTCCTTCCTTAACCGTTTAATTCCGGGTTGAACGGCTTCTGATGTCGAAGGTTCCTGATGATCTACCCTGATCTCCGTTGTGGGTGTTGAGTTTTCCACAGCATGATCTTCGGTCTCACCTTGATCTTCTTCGTCTACCAATTTCTTCAAATGCGCTACATTGCGCCTGCATTCTTTTCCAGTGCTTATGGATTTCAATGTTACATCCGCTCCAGATCTCCGTATTATTTCGAACACTTCTGGTGCGTAGTGAGTACTGAGCTTGTTTTCTTTGCGAAATCTCCTGACTATCACACGATCTCCAACGTCCAGTGAAATAATTCGAGCTTTACGTTGAGCATCAACATACTCTTTCCCCTTTTGTTTTTGAACGCGATCTCTATCTCTGACTTCTTCATCAACGTGTACTAATTGTGGCACCTGAGGTAGTCTGTTCCTTATGCGTCTTCCGAACATGAGCTCTGATGGTGAACGACCGGTAGTTGTATGAGGAGTAGAGTGGTAAGTAAGCAGATACTGGTAGAGAACCTTTCTCCAATCTTGACCCAATTCCTGAGCTATTCTCATTCTCTTCAACAATGATCTGTTTTGTCTTTCCACTTCACCGTTTTGTTGAGGCCAATTCGGAATAGTATTGACCAACCGAACTCCAAACTCAGCACAAAATTGTCTGAACTCTTCACAGTCAGATTTTAACTGAGGACCGTTGTCTGCTCTCATGCTATTTGGTACACCAAATATTGCAAACACTTTCGAAAGCTCGTGAATAGTATCCGTTGCAGTAGTACGTTTCATTTCTCGTACTTCAACGTAACGGCTAAAATAGTCTACGACGACCAATAAAGTTTCACCATTTGGTAATGGACCTAAAAAATCTATGGCGATATCTTCCCATGGTGCGTTTGGAAGATCTTTTCGGATCATCGGTTCAGGAGGATCTGGTTTTGATACAAGAATGCATCCTCGACACTTTTTCACAAATGATTCTACATTTGCATCCATTTTAGGCCACCATACGGAAGTGCGAAGATGTTGCTTCATCATGCGAATACCTATATGACCTTCATGGGCAATTCTCAGCACTCGTTCTCGAAGGGCAGCTGGTATAACAGTTTTATCTGACCGTAACAACAGTTTATTTAATCTGCATAGTTCATTAGcaataactttgaatgaaataGGTAACAATTCGTAACGTCCTTGATCAAGATATTCCAATATTTCAAGGATTTCGGGATCTTCTTGAGAAGCTTTTTCGATTTCGTCCCATTTTAAAGCTACCGATGTTGCTGCAGAAAGTGCGATTTGATTCATGAATAGTTCTTCTGCAGGGTCAAATGGTATTGGCTTCATTGTAGCTAAACGTGATAAAACATCTGCTACGTTTTTCTCACCGGGAATATGAATTACTTGGTAATCAAAAGCTTGCAAACGGAGAACCCAACGTTCTATCCTGGCACAAGGTCGTGACCTAACAGTAAATATGTACTTTAAAGCTTTGCAATCTGTTAGTATATCAAAGCTTATGCCTAgcagataaatttgaaatttttcgacaGCCCATACAATAGCTAATGCTTCCTTCTCAGTTTGACAATAACGTCTTTCGGTGTCCGTGAGGGATTTACTTGCACAGGTAACAATTCGACTTTGACCATCTTTATCAATCTGTATCAATATTGCCCCTAACCCAATTGGGCTAGCATCTGCCATAACAGCGGTACGATCCGATTTGTTGAAAAATCCAAGCTTTTGAGTCTTTGCCATAGCTGCCTTAATTTGATCAAACGATTGTTGATGTGAAGTAGACCAGCTGAACTTTATGTTTTTCTTGATCAATTCACGAAGAGGTTCATCCATGGTTGCCAAATTAGGGATAAATTTATTGAGATAATTGGCTAAGCCAAGAAAACTGCGAACTTCACTTTCGTTTTGTGGCTGCCTAAACGATAAAATACTTTCAACTTTAGAAAGAGACGGAGAAATCCCTTGAGGAGTAATGTGATGTCCAAggaaatcaatttcagatacGCCAAAAATACATTTATCCCAATTTAATTCGACATTCCGCTGTTTGAAACGACCTAGAACCTAATGATAAGAAGGGAACCCGTTGCaagaaaacgaaattttattatttatttataaa
It includes:
- the LOC129748608 gene encoding MAPK/MAK/MRK overlapping kinase-like; protein product: MPEFELADYKILEKIGEGSFSEVYQIRQRRTGLHYAAKKLNKLYKTSAEALECSEIQVMKVLDYHPNVVSFVDILHDEINGTLTLIMELMDMSMYDYIKNRKRCLSEKRVKRFLYQIVCGLNHLHRNGIFHRDIKPENILIKIPRKLKENELVQLADFGSICHTSVQPPYSSYISTRWYRSPECLLTSGYYGPKMDIWAVGCCFYEMLTLNPLFPGENELDQLHLIHEILGSPSPTMLAKFRNLNQLNYDFPKRKATGLRSMVPLLSHYGVDVLNRTLTYAPETRISAAKLLQHLYFEDQCKTKRTSRLSSSMHSLDEVGDGISVNNSLKSSSGRRKGTKGSNGSTESLDRSIRSGFKAYHGSTASSKCKLSVEMTKNKNLERMWGMNPGPGKSRLVQQIYTARSSEPTRI
- the LOC129748616 gene encoding uncharacterized protein LOC129748616, with translation TSPVTQDDGYLSPYCCSSDEELDRSQNRELLDEMPAFSTHSLSPSGRSLSPIDMETPSPPRYSLNSTYHSAFGTPCDSPSQQPPPGKGYVTLEEINARIGMTPPDSERSRSRLNLETIFEGQFLETPPKKEFESRTNQSNLLRRSLRNRALFGGVDPVSQSSPSSSKGGDIENLSGQFDSACRIIRN